One part of the Phragmites australis chromosome 3, lpPhrAust1.1, whole genome shotgun sequence genome encodes these proteins:
- the LOC133911063 gene encoding protein DMP2-like, which yields MAAPRSVSVADRALRGVADLIKLLPSGTVFLFQFLTPLVTNNGHCTVFNKVLSGALVALCGAFCAFSSFTDSYVGSDGRVYYGVVTRRGIRTFASDPDAASRDLSAYRLRAADFVHAGLSLLVFATIALLDTDTVSCLYPALEVSERTMMAVLPPVVGGVAGYVFMMFPNNRHGIGYQPARATEDFEHKYEPNQA from the coding sequence ATGGCGGCGCCGAGGAGCGTGAGCGTGGCGGACCGGGCGCTCCGCGGGGTGGCGGACCTGATCAAGCTGCTCCCCAGCGGCACGGTGTTCCTGTTCCAGTTCCTGACACCGCTCGTCACCAACAACGGCCACTGCACGGTCTTCAACAAGGTCCTCAGCGGCGCGCTCGTCGCGCTCTGCGGCGCCTTCtgtgccttctcctccttcacCGACAGCTATGTGGGCTCCGACGGCCGCGTCTACTACGGCGTCGTCACGCGCCGCGGGATCCGCACGTTCGCGTCCGACCCGGACGCGGCCTCACGGGACCTGTCGGCGTACCGCCTCCGCGCGGCGGACTTCGTGCACGCGGGGCTGTCGCTGCTGGTGTTCGCCACCATCGCGCTGCTGGACACGGACACCGTGTCGTGCCTGTACCCGGCGCTGGAGGTGAGCGAGCGCACCATGATGGCCGTGCTGCCGCCGGTCGTCGGCGGCGTCGCGGGGTACGTGTTCATGATGTTCCCCAACAACCGGCACGGCATCGGGTACCAGCCCGCGCGCGCCACCGAGGACTTCGAGCACAAGTACGAGCCCAACCAGGCGTGA